In Crassostrea angulata isolate pt1a10 chromosome 6, ASM2561291v2, whole genome shotgun sequence, a genomic segment contains:
- the LOC128189740 gene encoding serine/arginine-rich splicing factor 1-like, which yields MSRGNDSRIYVGNLPPDIRARDIEDLFYKFGRITFVDLKTRRGPPFCFVEFEDPRDASDAVHERDGYNYDGYTLRVEFPRGGGPGGPRSGGGGGGYGFRGGSRGLSGGRGGPPSRRSEYRVLVSGLPPSGSWQDLKDHMREAGDVCYADVYKDGTGVVEFLRKEDMKYAVRKLDDSKFRSHEGEVSYIRVKEDYRGGGGRSRSRSRSITPPRRSRASPRYSPVRNRSRS from the exons ATGTCAAGAGGAAATGACTCTCGAATTTACGTAGGGAATCTTCCACCTGACATAAGAGCTAGAGACATCGaagatttattttacaaatttggGAGAATTACATTTGTTGACTTGAAAACAAGACGTGGACCGCCATTTTGTTTTGTAGAATTTGAGGACCCTAG AGATGCATCAGACGCTGTCCACGAGAGAGATGGTTACAACTACGACGGATATACACTGAGGGTTGAGTTTCCACGAGGTGGAGGACCAGGTGGGCCAAGATCAGGTGGAGGTGGTGGTGGCTACGGTTTCCGTGGGGGCAGTAGGGGCCTGTCTGGTGGACGAGGAGGTCCACCATCAAGAAGATCTGAATACAGAGTGCTTGTATCTG GATTACCACCATCTGGGAGCTGGCAGGATTTGAAAGATCACATGAGGGAAGCTGGAGATGTATGTTATGCAGATGTGTACAAAGATGGAACTGGAGTTGTTGAATTTCTTAGGAAAGAGGACATGAAATATGCTGTTCGCAAACTAGATGATTCCAAGTTTAGGTCTCATGAG GGAGAAGTGTCTTACATCCGTGTGAAAGAAGATTACAGAGGAGGTGGAGGAAGGTCAAGGTCCCGCAGCAGAAGTATCACACCCCCAAGACGGTCACGGGCGTCCCCAAGATATTCACCAGTCAGGAATAGATCACgatcataa